The Rhodoflexus caldus genome has a segment encoding these proteins:
- a CDS encoding transglycosylase SLT domain-containing protein, which translates to MAYAKSTIATISQVAARPAMREQGFLQGVEDIAKQYNIPADWILMVMLGESGLSPAERSSSGAVGLMQWLEKTAFAEIAQKVGRTYTAAQVQRMTAVQQLAVVRDWIRVLSNIAGGRIQSFWHLYLLNFLPYQAHKWNSDFSIANQGTVSCQGQTHMLTRWRAFIEFKTCRLRDAYRVTAPLPPAFMTAAAPSVGNPVSSAPVGNIRPVSLTAAIVPLPTLNPVPLPVVAVSATPLQQRSGFFSWFSNLFSSRRSTMSAFAGEPPNNNPNQETTRTCFILLTFCFSALLLFAVLSKESR; encoded by the coding sequence ATGGCATACGCAAAAAGTACTATCGCTACCATATCTCAGGTGGCTGCAAGGCCAGCCATGAGAGAACAGGGCTTTTTACAAGGTGTAGAAGACATCGCAAAGCAGTATAACATCCCTGCTGACTGGATATTAATGGTTATGCTCGGCGAGAGTGGGCTAAGTCCGGCAGAGCGAAGCTCATCCGGAGCCGTCGGCCTGATGCAATGGCTGGAAAAAACCGCATTTGCCGAAATCGCACAGAAAGTCGGACGCACGTACACCGCAGCGCAGGTACAACGCATGACAGCTGTACAGCAGCTGGCAGTAGTACGCGATTGGATTCGTGTGCTTTCTAATATTGCCGGTGGCCGTATTCAGTCGTTTTGGCATTTGTACTTGCTGAACTTTCTGCCGTACCAGGCACACAAATGGAATAGTGATTTTTCGATAGCTAACCAAGGAACGGTGAGTTGTCAGGGGCAGACACACATGCTTACGCGATGGAGAGCTTTTATTGAATTTAAAACCTGTCGCCTGCGCGATGCTTACAGAGTAACAGCACCTTTACCACCAGCATTTATGACTGCTGCAGCACCATCTGTTGGCAATCCTGTCAGTAGTGCGCCGGTCGGTAATATTCGCCCTGTTAGCCTTACTGCTGCTATTGTTCCTTTACCAACGTTAAATCCTGTTCCTTTGCCGGTTGTGGCTGTTTCAGCTACTCCTTTGCAACAGCGTAGCGGGTTTTTTAGCTGGTTTAGCAATTTGTTCTCTTCACGCCGCAGCACTATGAGCGCTTTTGCAGGCGAACCACCCAATAATAACCCTAACCAAGAAACAACCAGAACATGCTTTATTTTATTGACCTTCTGCTTCTCAGCATTATTACTGTTTGCAGTTTTGTCCAAAGAATCCCGCTAA